From the genome of Streptosporangiales bacterium, one region includes:
- a CDS encoding NUDIX domain-containing protein has protein sequence MAAIGRTYATDGYDRQRYERLQVLAAEMLADLAGTSPGRVADLYLPDKGYVTPKVDVRAAVRDEAGRLLLVQERSDGCWALPGGWADIGDAPADVAVRETAEEAGYPVEPVRLLGVYDRDAPQWNHPPHAYHVYKVVVACQLLGAADGGPADGAGGEIADVGFFPPDQLPPLSKTRNSAELLARIVARLDDPAAPADFD, from the coding sequence ATGGCGGCGATCGGGCGCACCTACGCCACCGATGGTTACGACCGGCAACGCTACGAACGGCTGCAGGTGCTCGCGGCCGAGATGCTCGCGGACCTCGCCGGGACGTCGCCGGGACGCGTGGCCGACCTCTACCTGCCGGACAAGGGCTACGTCACGCCGAAGGTGGACGTCCGTGCCGCGGTACGCGACGAGGCCGGCCGGCTGCTGCTCGTCCAGGAGCGTTCCGACGGCTGCTGGGCACTGCCGGGTGGCTGGGCGGACATCGGTGACGCGCCAGCAGACGTCGCGGTGCGGGAGACCGCGGAGGAGGCCGGCTACCCGGTGGAGCCGGTCCGGCTGCTCGGCGTCTACGACCGGGACGCGCCGCAGTGGAACCATCCGCCGCACGCGTACCACGTGTACAAGGTCGTGGTGGCCTGCCAGCTGCTCGGCGCCGCCGACGGCGGCCCAGCAGACGGTGCCGGCGGTGAGATCGCCGACGTCGGGTTCTTCCCGCCGGACCAGCTGCCGCCGCTGTCCAAGACCCGCAACTCGGCAGA
- a CDS encoding trypsin-like serine protease: protein MRSIRLSVGTAIGSAALLFGAAVPSAAAAPPVQPGSPITMGGSYCTLNWIYDGTGSRDGVVYAGTAGHCVNRTGQAVHLADAALGDPIQKIGRVAYINKKLDTALIKLNSAARAQAKPAMAGHPNIPTGVATAKETNLGDVCQFSGHGVGFHATEVTQQRRVGVLASNNGKQHYCDGAVTPGDSGGPVGDVTAGNQALGIVNTVGVYTDGDIPAAGEGGVSMPAFLADARAHGFPVKLRTV from the coding sequence ATGCGGTCGATCAGGCTTTCCGTTGGCACGGCGATTGGATCCGCCGCACTGCTGTTCGGCGCCGCGGTTCCCTCGGCCGCAGCGGCACCGCCCGTCCAGCCGGGTTCGCCCATCACCATGGGCGGCTCGTACTGCACGCTCAACTGGATCTACGACGGCACCGGCAGCCGCGACGGCGTGGTGTACGCGGGGACGGCCGGGCACTGTGTCAACCGCACCGGCCAGGCCGTGCACCTCGCGGACGCGGCGCTCGGCGACCCGATCCAGAAGATCGGCCGCGTCGCGTACATCAACAAGAAGCTGGATACCGCACTCATCAAGCTCAACTCGGCGGCGCGCGCGCAGGCGAAGCCGGCGATGGCGGGTCACCCGAACATCCCGACCGGCGTCGCGACCGCCAAGGAGACCAACCTCGGCGACGTGTGTCAGTTCTCCGGGCACGGTGTCGGTTTCCACGCCACCGAGGTGACGCAGCAGCGCCGCGTAGGCGTGCTCGCCTCGAACAACGGCAAACAGCACTACTGCGACGGCGCCGTAACCCCCGGCGACTCAGGCGGCCCCGTCGGGGACGTCACCGCAGGCAACCAGGCCCTAGGCATCGTCAACACGGTAGGCGTCTACACCGACGGCGACATCCCCGCAGCCGGCGAAGGCGGCGTCTCCATGCCAGCCTTCCTCGCCGACGCCCGAGCCCACGGCTTCCCGGTGAAACTCCGCACGGTCTGA
- a CDS encoding recombination regulator RecX: MASRRGSSSAAADGPTPGSLAASGAPGDPEKVARTVCLRMLTAAPRTRAELAAALAKKDVPDDVAEQVLDRFVEVGLIDDAAYAEAWVQSRHAGRGLARRALAHELRRRGVAEDDVQTAVERLDPDDERATARALVDRKLPSTRRLDHDRRVRRLVGMLARKGYSSGVAMRVVDEAIAAERVEQ; this comes from the coding sequence ATGGCGAGCCGGCGCGGTTCGAGTTCTGCGGCGGCCGACGGCCCCACGCCTGGCTCGTTGGCTGCCTCCGGGGCGCCGGGTGACCCGGAGAAGGTGGCACGCACGGTGTGCCTGCGGATGCTCACCGCCGCGCCGCGTACCCGTGCGGAGCTGGCTGCCGCGTTGGCGAAGAAGGATGTGCCCGACGACGTCGCTGAGCAGGTCCTGGACCGCTTCGTGGAGGTCGGCCTGATCGACGATGCCGCCTACGCGGAGGCGTGGGTGCAGTCCAGGCACGCCGGTCGGGGGCTGGCGAGGCGGGCGCTCGCCCATGAGCTCCGCCGTCGCGGTGTCGCCGAAGACGACGTGCAGACCGCGGTCGAGCGGCTCGACCCGGACGACGAACGGGCCACCGCGCGTGCCCTCGTCGACCGCAAGTTGCCGAGCACCCGCCGGCTCGACCACGACCGGCGCGTCCGTCGGCTGGTGGGCATGCTGGCCAGGAAGGGGTACTCCTCCGGCGTGGCGATGCGCGTCGTCGACGAGGCGATCGCAGCCGAGCGCGTAGAGCAGTAG
- the recA gene encoding recombinase RecA, with the protein MAAPDRDKALDTALAQIERQFGKGSVMRLGDEGRVPVAVIPTGAIALDVALGIGGLPRGRIVEVYGPESSGKTTVALHAVAQAQKAGGVAGFIDAEHALDPIYAEKLGVDTNSLLVSQPDTGEQALEIADMLIRSGALDVIVIDSVAALVPRAEIEGEMGDSHVGLQARLMSQALRKLAGALSQSGTTAVFINQLREKVGVFFGSPETTSGGKALKFYASVRLDVRRIETLKDGQEAVGNRVRVKVVKNKVAPPFRQAEFDLLYNVGISREGSLIDLGVEHGFVRKSGAWYTYDGDQLGQGKENARNFLRDNPELADELEKKIKEKLGIGPTLDEPAPAPVDL; encoded by the coding sequence ATGGCAGCACCTGACCGCGACAAGGCACTCGACACCGCCTTGGCACAGATCGAGCGACAGTTCGGCAAGGGATCCGTCATGCGGTTGGGCGACGAGGGCCGGGTGCCGGTCGCCGTGATCCCGACCGGTGCGATCGCTCTCGACGTGGCGTTGGGCATCGGCGGGCTGCCCAGGGGCCGGATCGTGGAGGTCTACGGCCCGGAGTCCTCGGGTAAGACCACCGTCGCCCTGCACGCCGTCGCGCAGGCGCAGAAGGCCGGTGGGGTCGCCGGCTTCATCGACGCCGAGCACGCGCTCGACCCGATTTACGCCGAGAAGCTCGGGGTCGACACCAACAGCCTGCTGGTCTCCCAGCCGGACACCGGTGAGCAGGCGCTGGAGATCGCCGACATGCTGATCAGGTCCGGTGCGCTCGACGTCATCGTCATCGACTCGGTCGCGGCGCTCGTGCCGCGTGCGGAGATCGAGGGTGAGATGGGCGACAGCCACGTCGGCCTGCAGGCGCGCCTGATGTCGCAGGCGCTGCGCAAGCTCGCCGGCGCGCTGAGCCAGTCGGGCACCACGGCGGTGTTCATCAACCAGCTCAGGGAGAAGGTCGGCGTCTTCTTCGGCTCCCCGGAGACCACCTCGGGTGGCAAGGCGTTGAAGTTCTACGCGTCCGTGCGGTTGGACGTGCGGCGGATCGAGACGTTGAAGGACGGCCAGGAGGCGGTCGGCAACCGGGTCCGGGTCAAGGTCGTGAAGAACAAGGTGGCGCCGCCGTTCCGGCAGGCCGAGTTCGACCTGCTGTACAACGTCGGGATCAGCCGGGAGGGCAGCCTGATCGACCTCGGTGTCGAGCACGGCTTCGTCCGCAAGTCCGGCGCCTGGTACACCTACGACGGCGACCAGCTCGGCCAGGGCAAGGAGAACGCCCGCAACTTCCTGCGCGACAACCCCGAGCTCGCCGACGAGCTGGAGAAGAAGATCAAGGAGAAGCTCGGTATCGGCCCGACGCTCGACGAGCCGGCGCCGGCCCCGGTCGACCTGTAA
- a CDS encoding flavin reductase encodes MSADDFRETMATFATGVVVLTAHTDEYGDVGSTVTSFSSVALEPPLVMASIGTLSRMFDTMDTQPLWAVSILSAAQRQIAGRFAVPGRPGGEVLLTGVPYHRGEHTGALLVDDALATFECRTAQRVEAGDHTLFIGEVLGIDGRTDGEPLLRYAHKYR; translated from the coding sequence GTGTCCGCAGACGACTTCCGCGAGACGATGGCCACCTTCGCAACCGGGGTGGTCGTGCTCACCGCCCACACCGACGAGTACGGCGACGTCGGCAGCACGGTGACCTCGTTCAGCTCCGTGGCGCTCGAGCCACCGCTCGTGATGGCGAGCATCGGCACCCTCTCGCGGATGTTCGACACCATGGACACCCAGCCGCTGTGGGCGGTCTCCATCCTGTCCGCGGCGCAGCGGCAGATCGCCGGCCGGTTCGCCGTGCCAGGACGGCCGGGCGGCGAGGTGCTGCTCACCGGCGTGCCGTACCACCGCGGCGAGCACACCGGCGCCCTGTTGGTGGACGACGCCCTGGCGACCTTCGAGTGCCGCACGGCACAACGGGTCGAGGCCGGCGACCACACGCTGTTCATCGGCGAGGTGCTCGGCATCGACGGGCGCACCGACGGCGAACCCCTGCTCCGCTACGCCCACAAGTACCGCTGA
- a CDS encoding DUF3046 domain-containing protein — translation MWRTEFWARMERHLGEAYADSFARDYVIEALGGRTVHKALADGYDAVVVWRAVCDVLDLPDRER, via the coding sequence CTGTGGCGTACCGAGTTCTGGGCGCGGATGGAGCGACACCTCGGCGAGGCGTACGCGGACTCGTTCGCGCGCGACTACGTGATCGAGGCGCTCGGCGGCCGCACGGTGCACAAGGCGCTGGCCGACGGCTACGACGCCGTGGTGGTGTGGCGCGCGGTCTGCGACGTGCTCGACCTGCCCGACCGCGAGCGCTGA
- the solA gene encoding N-methyl-L-tryptophan oxidase, with protein sequence MTTYDVIVVGVGGMGSAAAYQLASRGQRVLGIERFTAGHDQGSSHGRSRVIRQAYHEHPAYVPLVLRAYELWERAGRDTDRELLTVTGGVMVSGPDAGLVTGAQTSARQWGLPYEILDHTEVHDRFPTLTPREHEVGLYEPGTGFVRPEESVLAHSELAAAAGADLHYEEQVTGWTATDSSVEVTTTSGRYTAGRLVFCGGAWSPQLLAELQLPMVVERQVMHWFDPIGGAEQFRPDRHPIYLWGETDDELVYGFPAHDGESTVKVAYYRRPHTCTPDDVDRTVSQAEADEIRAFLRPRISALGGRHVTAKTCLYTMTPDHHFVIGHHPGRPNVVVACGFSGHGFKFVPLVGEVLADLAIEGGTRHDIALFDPTRFAAE encoded by the coding sequence ATGACCACGTACGACGTCATCGTCGTCGGGGTAGGGGGAATGGGCAGCGCCGCCGCCTACCAGCTCGCCAGCCGCGGGCAGCGCGTGCTCGGCATCGAGCGGTTCACCGCGGGCCACGACCAGGGCTCCAGCCACGGCCGCTCGCGCGTGATCCGGCAGGCGTACCACGAGCACCCGGCGTACGTGCCGCTCGTGCTGCGCGCGTACGAGCTGTGGGAGCGCGCCGGCCGCGACACGGACCGCGAGCTGCTCACCGTCACCGGCGGAGTGATGGTCTCCGGCCCGGACGCCGGCCTGGTCACCGGCGCGCAGACCAGCGCACGGCAGTGGGGCCTGCCGTACGAGATCCTCGACCACACCGAGGTGCACGACAGGTTCCCCACCCTCACCCCGCGCGAGCACGAGGTCGGGCTGTACGAGCCTGGCACCGGGTTCGTCCGCCCGGAGGAGTCGGTGCTCGCGCACAGCGAGCTGGCCGCCGCTGCCGGCGCCGACCTGCACTACGAGGAGCAGGTGACCGGCTGGACGGCGACGGACAGCTCGGTGGAGGTCACCACAACGTCCGGTCGCTACACCGCCGGCCGGCTGGTCTTCTGCGGCGGCGCGTGGTCGCCGCAGCTGCTCGCCGAGCTGCAGCTGCCGATGGTCGTCGAACGCCAGGTGATGCACTGGTTCGACCCGATCGGCGGCGCCGAGCAGTTCCGGCCCGACCGGCACCCGATCTACCTGTGGGGCGAGACCGACGACGAGCTCGTCTACGGCTTCCCCGCCCACGACGGCGAGTCGACGGTGAAGGTCGCGTACTACCGCCGGCCGCACACGTGCACGCCGGACGACGTGGACCGCACGGTGAGCCAGGCGGAGGCCGACGAGATCCGCGCGTTCCTGCGGCCGCGGATCTCCGCGCTCGGCGGCAGGCACGTCACGGCGAAGACCTGCCTGTACACGATGACGCCCGATCACCACTTCGTCATCGGGCACCACCCCGGCCGGCCGAACGTGGTCGTCGCCTGCGGGTTCTCCGGGCACGGCTTCAAGTTCGTCCCGCTCGTCGGCGAGGTGCTCGCCGACCTGGCCATCGAGGGCGGCACCCGGCACGACATCGCCCTCTTCGACCCGACCAGGTTCGCCGCCGAGTAG
- a CDS encoding molybdopterin-guanine dinucleotide biosynthesis protein has protein sequence MTLTEWSRLCSAELGLDVALEKADVDRILDLARDAAHQVARPAAPLTTFLLGVAVGRGADPADAAARLTELANSQETTDES, from the coding sequence ATGACGCTCACCGAATGGTCCCGCCTGTGCAGTGCCGAGCTCGGTCTCGACGTCGCGTTGGAGAAGGCGGACGTGGACCGGATCCTGGACCTCGCGCGCGACGCGGCGCACCAGGTGGCACGGCCGGCAGCTCCGCTGACCACGTTCCTCCTCGGCGTCGCCGTCGGGCGGGGCGCCGACCCGGCCGACGCCGCCGCGCGGCTCACGGAGCTCGCGAACAGTCAGGAGACCACGGACGAATCGTGA
- a CDS encoding isocitrate/isopropylmalate dehydrogenase family protein, with translation MRTHRIAVIRGDGIGPELVDAALQVLDAVAAGRDYRFETVEVDAGADTYRRTGTACSAEALELIRSDVAGTLKGPVGLPQVRRPDGTEAGLLGGILRTGLDAYANVRPVRLLAGTTSSLGLRAGEIDYVIVRENTEGLYASRGKGVGNAWAMADTSITTREATLRVCRRAFELAHRRNSAPSDGTRRVTCVDKSNVLRTYALFRDIFHEVAQEYPDVETEVLYADAAAQALVLRPGDFDVLVMENFLGDILSDLGGATIGGIAFCPSGNIGDEHAYFEPIHGSAPGVAGRDLANPIGQVLAAGMLLDHLGHPDDARRVTAAVEAALASGAVQVAGDGTVTGGATAAADAFVAALRNTPEVSS, from the coding sequence GTGCGTACCCATCGGATCGCCGTCATCCGTGGTGACGGCATCGGCCCCGAGCTGGTGGACGCAGCACTCCAGGTGCTCGACGCGGTCGCCGCAGGCCGCGACTACCGGTTCGAGACGGTCGAGGTGGACGCCGGCGCGGACACCTACCGCCGCACGGGTACCGCCTGTTCCGCCGAGGCGCTCGAGCTGATCAGGTCGGACGTCGCCGGCACGCTGAAGGGGCCGGTCGGGCTACCGCAGGTACGCCGGCCGGACGGCACGGAAGCCGGGCTGCTCGGCGGCATCCTCCGCACCGGCCTCGACGCGTACGCGAACGTGCGGCCGGTCCGCCTGCTCGCCGGCACCACCTCCAGCCTCGGCCTGCGCGCCGGCGAGATCGACTACGTGATCGTCAGGGAGAACACCGAGGGTCTCTACGCGTCCCGCGGCAAGGGTGTGGGCAATGCCTGGGCGATGGCGGACACGTCGATCACCACCAGGGAAGCGACGCTGCGGGTGTGCCGCCGCGCCTTCGAGCTCGCCCACCGCCGCAACAGCGCGCCGTCCGACGGCACGCGGCGGGTCACCTGCGTGGACAAGAGCAACGTACTGCGCACCTACGCGCTGTTCAGGGACATCTTCCACGAGGTGGCGCAGGAGTACCCGGACGTCGAGACCGAGGTGCTCTACGCCGATGCGGCGGCACAGGCGCTGGTGCTGCGGCCGGGCGACTTCGACGTGCTCGTGATGGAGAACTTCCTCGGCGACATCCTGAGCGACCTCGGCGGCGCGACGATCGGCGGCATCGCGTTCTGCCCGTCGGGCAACATCGGCGACGAGCACGCCTACTTCGAGCCGATCCACGGCAGCGCACCCGGCGTGGCCGGCCGCGACCTCGCGAACCCGATCGGCCAGGTACTGGCCGCTGGCATGCTGCTCGACCATCTCGGACATCCCGACGACGCCCGTCGGGTCACCGCCGCCGTCGAAGCCGCACTCGCGTCCGGCGCCGTGCAGGTCGCCGGCGACGGGACGGTGACCGGCGGCGCAACCGCCGCGGCAGACGCATTCGTCGCCGCACTACGGAACACACCGGAGGTGTCGTCATGA
- a CDS encoding MFS transporter, with translation MTTATEFTFTGRSRRRIIVAASAGNFAEWYDWGVYGVVATIIATTFFPEGDPVVALLNTYAVFALGYLSRPFGGVVFGWMADKLGRRRALSFTIILTCAGTASMGVLPTYAQAGLLAPILLLVGRLAQSMGAGGEYASAISFVFEHSPASHKARNVGMLVASTFVGIMSGSVMARLYSFVLGEDAYTAYGWRFLFLLAVPLAVFGFYLRRRVEETPEFEQIAAARRAAKHKKSPLVETLRWHWPRVVVFIVCAASYALISTTITSYLTTFLISVGHLGNTEAFNVTIVSNVFVIAAALATGVLCDRIGLRKTMTIAGVVVAVLAVPGLAVAAQGLVGGFVGGMAIGACKGLLALPVLLAVSQLFPGAIRVTAGALAYNVVQAVFGGTGPIVGVWLNDSTGGPDGLGIYLAALAVVTAVFSYLARRWFETPSRCAEWSRSTIWSSWRRRHCRQAGWTTTTQCGLRMCSCSPTCSASTPTACSVCRSTSNGYASAASTRRPTSPWSGSRPRSPPWTEPAALDPRSGRTRSRWLSRPRGTPASRQCSRGTATTSAR, from the coding sequence ATGACGACGGCCACTGAGTTCACGTTCACCGGACGCAGCAGGCGACGGATCATCGTCGCCGCGTCGGCCGGCAACTTCGCCGAGTGGTACGACTGGGGCGTCTACGGCGTGGTCGCCACGATCATCGCCACGACGTTCTTCCCCGAGGGCGACCCCGTCGTCGCGCTGCTGAACACGTACGCGGTCTTCGCGCTCGGCTACCTCTCGCGCCCGTTCGGCGGCGTCGTCTTCGGTTGGATGGCGGACAAGCTCGGCCGCCGCAGGGCTCTATCGTTCACCATCATCCTGACGTGTGCGGGCACTGCGTCGATGGGAGTGTTGCCGACGTACGCGCAGGCCGGCCTGCTCGCGCCGATACTCTTGCTCGTCGGCCGGCTGGCGCAGTCGATGGGCGCGGGCGGCGAGTACGCCAGCGCGATCAGCTTCGTGTTCGAGCACAGCCCGGCCAGCCACAAGGCGCGCAACGTCGGAATGCTGGTCGCGTCCACGTTCGTCGGCATCATGTCGGGCTCGGTGATGGCGCGCCTGTACTCGTTCGTGCTCGGCGAGGACGCGTACACCGCGTACGGCTGGCGCTTCCTCTTCCTGTTGGCCGTGCCGCTCGCGGTGTTCGGGTTCTACCTGCGCCGCCGGGTGGAGGAGACACCCGAGTTCGAGCAGATCGCCGCCGCGCGCCGCGCCGCGAAGCACAAGAAGTCGCCGCTCGTCGAGACACTGCGGTGGCACTGGCCACGGGTCGTCGTGTTCATCGTCTGCGCTGCGAGCTACGCGCTCATCAGCACGACCATCACGTCGTACCTCACGACGTTCCTCATCAGCGTGGGTCACCTGGGCAACACCGAGGCGTTCAACGTGACGATCGTCAGCAACGTGTTCGTCATCGCCGCGGCCCTCGCCACCGGCGTGCTGTGCGACCGGATCGGGCTGCGCAAGACGATGACCATCGCGGGCGTCGTCGTCGCGGTGCTCGCCGTACCCGGCTTGGCGGTCGCTGCGCAGGGGCTGGTCGGCGGGTTCGTCGGCGGCATGGCGATCGGCGCGTGCAAGGGGCTGCTCGCACTGCCGGTGCTGCTCGCGGTCAGCCAGCTCTTCCCCGGCGCCATCCGCGTGACCGCGGGAGCGTTGGCGTACAACGTGGTGCAGGCGGTGTTCGGGGGTACCGGACCGATCGTCGGTGTGTGGCTGAACGACAGCACCGGCGGCCCGGACGGCCTCGGCATCTACCTGGCCGCGCTCGCCGTGGTGACCGCGGTGTTCTCGTACCTGGCGAGGCGGTGGTTCGAGACCCCGTCGAGGTGCGCTGAATGGTCTCGGTCGACGATCTGGAGCAGCTGGCGACGGAGGCACTGCAGGCAGGCGGGGTGGACCACAACCACGCAGTGCGGACTGCGCATGTGCTCGTGCTCGCCGACCTGTTCGGCATCCACACCCACGGCGTGCAGCGTGTGCCGCAGTACCTCGAACGGGTACGCGTCGGCGGCATCGACCCGCAGGCCGACATCACCGTGGAGCGGGTCGCGCCCGCGCTCGCCACCGTGGACGGAGCCGGCGGCCTTGGACCCGCGGTCGGGTCGTACGCGCTCGAGGTGGCTCTCTCGGCCGCGCGGGACACCGGCGTCGCGGCAGTGTTCGCGCGGGACAGCAACCACTTCGGCCCGGTGA
- a CDS encoding Ldh family oxidoreductase, whose product MVSVDDLEQLATEALQAGGVDHNHAVRTAHVLVLADLFGIHTHGVQRVPQYLERVRVGGIDPQADITVERVAPALATVDGAGGLGPAVGSYALEVALSAARDTGVAAVFARDSNHFGPVMPYLSDACRQGFAAVIASNATTTIAPWGGREAKLGNNPLGIGVPNPAGDPVLLDIAMSAVARAKIRTAAKAGEPIPPGWATDASGRTTTDPSAALDGLLLPFGGHQGYGLALMVDLLAGVLAGASFLTGVSSWNLNPERPQDLGHVFLVVDTSRLGAADAFSARMREFSETLHATTPIDPGQPVRLPGESELAAYHRQLAEGVDVAAADLAALQVIVDGRHA is encoded by the coding sequence ATGGTCTCGGTCGACGATCTGGAGCAGCTGGCGACGGAGGCACTGCAGGCAGGCGGGGTGGACCACAACCACGCAGTGCGGACTGCGCATGTGCTCGTGCTCGCCGACCTGTTCGGCATCCACACCCACGGCGTGCAGCGTGTGCCGCAGTACCTCGAACGGGTACGCGTCGGCGGCATCGACCCGCAGGCCGACATCACCGTGGAGCGGGTCGCGCCCGCGCTCGCCACCGTGGACGGAGCCGGCGGCCTTGGACCCGCGGTCGGGTCGTACGCGCTCGAGGTGGCTCTCTCGGCCGCGCGGGACACCGGCGTCGCGGCAGTGTTCGCGCGGGACAGCAACCACTTCGGCCCGGTGATGCCGTACCTGTCCGACGCCTGCCGGCAGGGTTTCGCCGCGGTGATCGCGAGCAACGCCACCACGACGATCGCACCGTGGGGCGGCCGGGAGGCGAAGCTCGGCAACAACCCACTGGGGATCGGTGTGCCGAACCCGGCCGGCGACCCCGTGCTGCTCGACATCGCGATGAGCGCCGTCGCACGCGCGAAGATCCGCACTGCCGCGAAGGCCGGTGAGCCGATACCGCCAGGCTGGGCGACCGATGCGTCCGGCCGCACGACCACCGACCCGTCCGCCGCGCTCGACGGTCTGCTGCTTCCGTTCGGCGGCCACCAGGGGTACGGACTCGCGCTCATGGTCGACCTGCTCGCCGGTGTGCTCGCCGGTGCCAGCTTCCTGACCGGCGTGAGCTCGTGGAACCTGAACCCGGAACGGCCGCAGGACCTCGGCCACGTGTTCCTGGTGGTCGACACGTCGAGGCTGGGTGCCGCCGACGCGTTCAGCGCCCGGATGCGGGAGTTTTCCGAGACGCTGCACGCGACGACGCCGATCGACCCCGGCCAGCCGGTGCGGCTGCCCGGCGAGAGCGAGCTCGCCGCGTACCACAGACAGCTCGCCGAGGGTGTCGACGTCGCGGCGGCCGACCTCGCGGCACTGCAAGTCATCGTGGACGGGAGACACGCATGA
- a CDS encoding amidohydrolase family protein, with protein MTPLPAGSCDCHTHVFGPYARFPLSDDRPYTPHEASIEQLNQLHRGLGIDRVVLIQPSPYGVDNSCLVDALHQLGHRARGVAVVDPDASASELAQLHAAGVRGTRVNVASYGLAEHRAFVDRLRRTAVAVEPYGWHVQLYAQLAELVALADELATLPVPVVFDHFAMARAEKGVAQQGLDTVLDLVASGRAYVKLSAPHRMSTAPDHADAAPLARAFLDADPARVLWGTDWPHTDADGRSPENRLIPRPFRNEDDTAAIRRLTGWVRSAEELHQVLADNPRRLYGF; from the coding sequence ATGACACCGTTGCCGGCCGGTTCCTGTGACTGCCACACGCACGTGTTCGGCCCGTACGCCAGGTTCCCGCTGTCGGACGACCGCCCGTACACACCGCACGAGGCGTCCATCGAGCAGCTGAACCAGTTGCACCGCGGGCTCGGCATCGACCGCGTGGTGCTCATCCAGCCCAGCCCGTACGGCGTCGACAACTCCTGCCTCGTCGACGCGTTGCACCAGCTGGGCCATCGGGCGCGTGGCGTCGCCGTGGTGGACCCCGACGCCTCCGCGAGCGAGCTCGCACAGCTGCACGCCGCCGGCGTGCGCGGCACCAGGGTCAACGTCGCCAGCTACGGGCTGGCCGAGCACCGCGCGTTCGTCGACCGGCTGCGGCGGACGGCCGTCGCCGTGGAACCGTACGGCTGGCACGTCCAGCTCTACGCGCAGCTCGCCGAGCTGGTGGCTCTCGCCGACGAGCTCGCGACACTCCCGGTCCCCGTCGTGTTCGACCACTTCGCCATGGCACGCGCCGAGAAGGGTGTGGCACAGCAGGGGCTCGACACCGTGCTCGACCTGGTCGCGTCCGGCCGCGCGTACGTCAAGCTGTCCGCTCCGCACCGGATGTCGACGGCGCCCGACCACGCGGACGCCGCGCCGTTGGCACGTGCGTTCCTCGACGCCGACCCGGCGCGCGTGCTGTGGGGCACCGACTGGCCGCACACCGACGCCGACGGCCGCAGCCCGGAGAACCGGCTGATCCCGCGGCCGTTCAGGAACGAGGACGACACCGCCGCAATACGACGGCTGACCGGCTGGGTCAGGTCCGCCGAGGAACTACACCAGGTGCTCGCCGACAACCCCCGCCGCCTCTACGGGTTCTGA